In a single window of the Raphanus sativus cultivar WK10039 chromosome 9, ASM80110v3, whole genome shotgun sequence genome:
- the LOC108828420 gene encoding acetyl-CoA acetyltransferase 1 isoform X2, translating into MASSVSDQSVQPQDVCVVGVARTPMGDFLGSLSSLPATRLGSIAIEAALKRAKVEPALVEEVFFGNVLTANLGQAPARQAALGAGIPYSVICTTVNKVCAAGMKAVMLAAQSIQLGLNDVVVAGGMESMSNVPKYLPNARRGSRLGHDTVVDGMTKDGLWDVYNDFGMGVCGEICAEQYRITREEQDAYAIQSFERGIAAQDTRLFAWEIVPVEVSSGRGKPSVVIDKDDGLRKFDAAKLKKLRPSFKEDGGSVTAGNASSISDGAAALVLVSGKKALELGLHVIARIRGYADAAQAPELFTTTPALAIPKAIMRAGLDASQVDYYEINEAFSVVALANQKLLGLDPERLNAHGGAVALGHPLGCSGARILVTLLGVLRAKKGKYGVASICNGGGGASALVLEFM; encoded by the exons ATGGCTTCATCCGTCTCTGATCAGTCCGTACAACCTCAAG ATGTTTGTGTTGTGGGAGTGGCGAGAACGCCTATGGGAGACTTCTTAGGCTCCCTCTCTTCTTTACCCGCCACAAGACTCGGCTCCATAGCCATTGAAg CCGCACTTAAGAGAGCAAAGGTTGAACCGGCTCTTGTGGAAGAAGTTTTCTTTGGCAATGTTTTAACCGCCAATCTTGGACAAGCGCCAGCAAGACAGGCTGCACTCGGTGCTGGGATTCCCTATTCAGTGATTTGCACCACTGTCAACAAAGTCTGTGCTGCTGGAATGAAAG CTGTAATGTTAGCTGCTCAAAGCATCCAGCTCGGTTTGAATGATGTTGTTGTCGCTGGTGGAATGGAGAGCATGTCAAACGTCCCCAAGTACCTCCCAAACGCAAGGAGGGGTTCACGGCTAGGACATGATACTGTTGTTGACGGTATGACGAAAGATGGACTCTGGGATGTGTACAATGACTTTGGAATGGGAGTTTGCGGAGAAATATGCGCTGAGCAGTACCGTATTACAAGAGAAGAACAG GATGCTTATGCTATACAGAGCTTTGAGCGTGGCATTGCTGCACAAGACACTCGGTTGTTCGCTTGGGAAATCGTTCCG GTAGAAGTTTCTTCTGGAAGAGGGAAGCCATCTGTTGTTATTGACAAGGATGATGGACTGAGGAAG TTTGATGCTGCCAAATTAAAGAAGCTTAGACCAAGCTTCAAGGAGGATGGTGGATCAGTCACTGCTGGCAATGCATCAAGTATAAG TGATGGTGCAGCAGCGTTAGTGCTAGTTAGTGGAAAGAAGGCTCTTGAGCTTGGACTGCATGTTATTGCTAGGATTAGAGGATACGCTGATGCTGCTCAGGCACCTGAGTTGTTCACAACCACTCCCGCACTTGCTATTCCTAAAGCTATAATGCGTGCTGGTTTAGATGCATCTCAAGTGGATTACTATGAAATCAACGAAGCTTTCTCT GTTGTAGCTCTGGCCAATCAGAAACTGCTGGGATTAGATCCT GAACGGCTGAATGCACATGGAGGGGCTGTTGCACTGGGACATCCACTAGGATGCAGCGGTGCTCGTATTTTAGTCACATTATTAGGG GTGTTGAGAGCAAAGAAGGGAAAGTATGGAGTGGCATCAATATgcaacggaggaggaggagcatcAGCACTTGTTCTTGAGTTCATGTAA
- the LOC108828420 gene encoding acetyl-CoA acetyltransferase 1 isoform X1 — MASSVSDQSVQPQDVCVVGVARTPMGDFLGSLSSLPATRLGSIAIEAALKRAKVEPALVEEVFFGNVLTANLGQAPARQAALGAGIPYSVICTTVNKVCAAGMKAVMLAAQSIQLGLNDVVVAGGMESMSNVPKYLPNARRGSRLGHDTVVDGMTKDGLWDVYNDFGMGVCGEICAEQYRITREEQDAYAIQSFERGIAAQDTRLFAWEIVPVEVSSGRGKPSVVIDKDDGLRKFDAAKLKKLRPSFKEDGGSVTAGNASSISDGAAALVLVSGKKALELGLHVIARIRGYADAAQAPELFTTTPALAIPKAIMRAGLDASQVDYYEINEAFSVVALANQKLLGLDPERLNAHGGAVALGHPLGCSGARILVTLLGVLRAKKGKYGVASICNGGGGASALVLEFMSEKTIGYSAL, encoded by the exons ATGGCTTCATCCGTCTCTGATCAGTCCGTACAACCTCAAG ATGTTTGTGTTGTGGGAGTGGCGAGAACGCCTATGGGAGACTTCTTAGGCTCCCTCTCTTCTTTACCCGCCACAAGACTCGGCTCCATAGCCATTGAAg CCGCACTTAAGAGAGCAAAGGTTGAACCGGCTCTTGTGGAAGAAGTTTTCTTTGGCAATGTTTTAACCGCCAATCTTGGACAAGCGCCAGCAAGACAGGCTGCACTCGGTGCTGGGATTCCCTATTCAGTGATTTGCACCACTGTCAACAAAGTCTGTGCTGCTGGAATGAAAG CTGTAATGTTAGCTGCTCAAAGCATCCAGCTCGGTTTGAATGATGTTGTTGTCGCTGGTGGAATGGAGAGCATGTCAAACGTCCCCAAGTACCTCCCAAACGCAAGGAGGGGTTCACGGCTAGGACATGATACTGTTGTTGACGGTATGACGAAAGATGGACTCTGGGATGTGTACAATGACTTTGGAATGGGAGTTTGCGGAGAAATATGCGCTGAGCAGTACCGTATTACAAGAGAAGAACAG GATGCTTATGCTATACAGAGCTTTGAGCGTGGCATTGCTGCACAAGACACTCGGTTGTTCGCTTGGGAAATCGTTCCG GTAGAAGTTTCTTCTGGAAGAGGGAAGCCATCTGTTGTTATTGACAAGGATGATGGACTGAGGAAG TTTGATGCTGCCAAATTAAAGAAGCTTAGACCAAGCTTCAAGGAGGATGGTGGATCAGTCACTGCTGGCAATGCATCAAGTATAAG TGATGGTGCAGCAGCGTTAGTGCTAGTTAGTGGAAAGAAGGCTCTTGAGCTTGGACTGCATGTTATTGCTAGGATTAGAGGATACGCTGATGCTGCTCAGGCACCTGAGTTGTTCACAACCACTCCCGCACTTGCTATTCCTAAAGCTATAATGCGTGCTGGTTTAGATGCATCTCAAGTGGATTACTATGAAATCAACGAAGCTTTCTCT GTTGTAGCTCTGGCCAATCAGAAACTGCTGGGATTAGATCCT GAACGGCTGAATGCACATGGAGGGGCTGTTGCACTGGGACATCCACTAGGATGCAGCGGTGCTCGTATTTTAGTCACATTATTAGGG GTGTTGAGAGCAAAGAAGGGAAAGTATGGAGTGGCATCAATATgcaacggaggaggaggagcatcAGCACTTGTTCTTGAGTTCAT
- the LOC108827375 gene encoding tRNA (guanine(9)-N1)-methyltransferase, protein MAAATENDDTILDNQLKPDSEPAPVNPSSPPEEKPLSKNAQKKQLKQQRYEAKKAEKKAQEKEHKRKEGERKHKEWEETLANATEEERLKLIESRRSLRKERMEKRSEEKEKKMERLTRAKEIGQNIVIDVDFAHLMSESEISSLVQQIMYCYAVNGRSNSPCHLWLTGVQGEMSTQLDRLPGFEKWFIEKESKCYIEAMADRKENLVYLTADSETVLEDLDPKDIYIIGGLVDRNRFKGITMNKAQEQGIKTAKLPIGEYMKMSSSQVLTVNQVLEILVKFLETRDWKTSFFTVIPQRKRSGVDPVDSSKLEPL, encoded by the exons ATGGCGGCGGCGACGGAAAATGACGACACCATCCTCGACAACCAGCTCAAACCAGATTCCGAACCGGCTCCGGTCAACCCCTCCTCTCCACCCGAAGAGAAACCTCTTTCTAAAAACGCCCAGAAGAAGCAGCTGAAGCAGCAAAGATACGAGGCGAAGAAGGCCGAGAAGAAGGCGCAAGAGAAGGAGCACAAGAGGAAAGAAGGCGAGAGAAAGCACAAGGAGTGGGAAGAAACACTAGCCAACGCGACGGAGGAAGAGAGGCTGAAGCTTATCGAGTCGAGGAGGAGTCTCCGGAAGGAGAGGATGGAGAAGAGGTCCgaggagaaagagaagaagatggagcGGCTCACCAGGGCCAAAGAGATCGGACAGAACATCGTCATAGATGTTGACTTCGCGCATCTTATGTCCGAGTCTGAGATCTCCAGCCTCGTTCAGCAG ATAATGTATTGTTATGCGGTGAATGGGAGGAGCAATTCTCCTTGTCATCTATGGCTAACGGGAGTGCAAGGGGAGATGAGTACTCAGCTTGATAGGCTTCCAGGTTTTGAGAAATGGTTTATAGAGAAGGAGAGTAAGTGTTACATTGAGGCCATGGCTGATCGGAAAGAGAATTTGGTGTACCTTACGGCTGACTCCGAGACTGTGTTGGAGGATCTTGACCCTAAGGATATCTACATAATTGGTGGGTTGGTTGATCGGAACAGGTTCAAAGGGATCACAATGAACAAGGCACAAGAACAAGGGATTAAAACAGCTAAACTTCCTATAGGAGAGTATATGAAAATGTCCAGTTCTCAG GTTCTCACTGTGAACCAAGTGTTGGAGATACTCGTGAAGTTTCTTGAGACGAGGGACTGGAAAACATCCTTCTTCACTGTGATTCCACAGAGGAAACGAAGTGGAGTTGATCCTGTAGACTCTTCGAAACTTGAACCTCTCTGA
- the LOC108827773 gene encoding nuclear transcription factor Y subunit B-6-like, with product MERGGFHGYGKLNTTNNPAKFLMAESSSMQLSELNHPNKTANGGGEEECTVREQDRFMPIANVIRIMRRILPAHAKISDDSKETIQECVSEYISFVTGEANERCQREQRKTITAEDVLWAMSKLGFDDYIEPLTLYLHRYRELEGGDRGVSYNAVGSVSMTNGMVVKRPNGIEYGGAYGGTMPGIHMAYRHQNGFVYNGNEPNSRMGGGSSSASSVFPTQQQKY from the exons ATGGAACGTGGAGGCTTCCATGGCTACGGTAAGTTGAACACCACCAACAATCCAG CGAAGTTTTTGATGGCGGAGAGCAGCAGCATGCAGCTATCAGAACTCAACCACCCTAACAAAACCGCTAACGGCGGGGGAGAAGAGGAGTGCACGGTGAGAGAGCAAGACAGGTTCATGCCTATCGCCAACGTGATACGGATCATGCGCAGGATCTTACCTGCACACGCCAAGATCTCTGACGACTCCAAGGAGACGATCCAAGAATGCGTCTCCGAGTACATCAGCTTCGTAACGGGAGAGGCCAACGAGCGTTGCCAGCGGGAACAGCGCAAGACCATCACCGCCGAGGATGTCTTGTGGGCGATGAGCAAGCTCGGTTTCGATGATTACATCGAACCCCTCACGTTGTACCTCCACCGCTACAGAGAGCTGGAGGGTGGTGATAGAGGGGTTAGCTACAATGCTGTTGGTTCCGTTAGCATGACCAATGGCATGGTTGTCAAGAGGCCTAATGGTATCGAGTACGGAGGAGCTTATGGTGGGACTATGCCAGGGATTCACATGGCGTATCGTCATCAGAATGGGTTTGTTTACAATGGTAATGAACCTAATTCTAGAATGGGTGGTGGTTCATCATCTGCATCAAGTGTATTTCCAACTCAGCAACAAAAGTACTGA
- the LOC108827373 gene encoding nudix hydrolase 2-like, with product MISRVAKSCGLIRLLMKPRGGGYLRFPQFLRCYPADGFSSAFRSCNTARNRFMSASSSSSTDPMAGGEEANGGVTLLLPAVEDKYGGVMAEMSRPMDPSAFSALLRSSLSTWTLQGKKGVWIKLPRQLIGLAETAVKEGFWFHHAEQNHLMLVYWIPKQDDHTLPSNASHRVGIAAFVINHKKEVLVVQEKTGRFKGQGIWKFPTGVVNEGEYIHDGSVREVKEETGVDTEFVQVLAFRQTHKAFFEKSDLFFVCMLKPLSLEINAQETEIEAAQWMPWEEYKKQPFVQNHELLRYMTDICSAKTNGDYEGFTPLLVSAPDLQGNLYFNNRDLSSRH from the exons ATGATTAGCCGTGTGGCCAAAAGCTGTGGTTTAATCAGATTGTTGATGAAACCGCGGGGTGGTGGATATCTACGTTTTCCTCAGTTTCTCCGTTGTTATCCGGCTGATGGTTTCTCCTCCGCGTTTCGCAGTTGCAACACGGCGAGGAACAGATTCATGTccgcttcctcctcctcctcaacgGATCCGATGGCTGGAGGAGAGGAGGCAAACGGCGGCGTTACGCTGCTTCTTCCGGCTGTCGAAGACAAGTACGGTGGCGTGATGGCTGAGATGAGTCGTCCTATGGATCCTTCTGCCTTCTCTGCTCTTCTCCGTTCCTCTCTCTCTACCTGGACTCTTCAG GGAAAAAAGGGAGTGTGGATCAAATTGCCTAGGCAGCTTATTGGTCTTGCTGAAACTGCTGTTAAG GAGGGATTCTGGTTCCATCACGCGGAGCAAAACCACTTGATGCTTGTGTATTGGATTCCCAAACAAGACGACCATACCCTTCCTTCCAATGCATCTCACCGTGTTGGCATAGCTGCCTTTGTCATCAACCACAAGAAAGAG GTGCTTGTTGTTCAAGAGAAGACAGGAAGATTTAAAGGCCAAGGTATCTGGAAGTTCCCAACCGGAGTAGTCAATGAG GGAGAATACATCCATGATGGCTCTGTCAGAGAGGTGAAAGAAGAGACAGGA gtGGATACAGAGTTTGTCCAAGTATTGGCTTTCAG ACAGACCCACAAAGCTTTCTTTGAAAAGTCAGATTTGTTCTTTGTCTGCATGTTAAAGCCTCTTTCATTGGAGATCAATGCACAGGAGACTGAGATAGAGGCAGCTCAG TGGATGCCATGGGAGGAATACAAGAAGCAACCATTCGTACAGAACCATGAGCTGTTGAGGTACATGACAGACATTTGCTCTGCTAAAACCAACGGAGACTACGAAGGCTTCACTCCTCTCCTCGTCTCTGCACCTGATCTACAAGGCAACTTGTACTTCAACAACCGCGACCTCAGTTCCCGCCATTAG
- the LOC108827774 gene encoding nuclear transcription factor Y subunit B-2 — MGDSDRDSGGGQTGNNQNGQSSLSPREQDRFLPIANVSRIMKKALPANAKISKDAKETMQECVSEFISFVTGEASDKCQKEKRKTINGDDLLWAMTTLGFEDYVEPLKVYLQRFREIEGERTGLGRPQTGGEAGEHGGGVGGDGGGGYYGGGGMGMQYQQHHQFLHHGQNHMYGSTGGGGGGGGGDGGGGGSGRTRT; from the coding sequence ATGGGAGATTCGGACAGAGACTCCGGCGGAGGGCAAACAGGGAACAACCAAAACGGACAGTCTTCGCTGTCTCCTCGAGAGCAAGACAGGTTCCTCCCGATCGCTAACGTGAGCCGGATCATGAAGAAGGCTCTCCCCGCGAACGCCAAGATCTCCAAAGACGCTAAAGAGACGATGCAGGAGTGCGTCTCGGAGTTCATAAGCTTCGTCACCGGAGAGGCCTCGGACAAGTGTCagaaggagaagaggaagaCCATCAACGGAGACGACTTGCTATGGGCTATGACCACTCTAGGGTTCGAGGACTACGTCGAGCCGCTGAAGGTTTATCTGCAGAGGTTTAGGGAGATCGAAGGGGAGAGGACTGGGCTCGGGAGGCCGCAGACTGGTGGTGAGGCCGGTGAGCATGGTGGTGGTGTCGGCGGAGATGGCGGTGGAGGATACTACGGTGGTGGTGGGATGGGGATGCAGTATCAACAGCATCATCAGTTTCTTCACCACGGGCAGAACCATATGTATGGGTCTAcaggcggtggtggtggtggtggtggcggagACGGTGGAGGTGGTGGTTCCGGTAGGACAAGGACTTAA
- the LOC108825324 gene encoding uncharacterized protein LOC108825324, with translation MRSFFFILRCCFLLFSFFLFDLAFAAGGKIWSRTEMVEMAGYGEQKLSSVIITGSLLCDTSSPHHFHSIAIPGATVAIKCHTGFKRRSRWIKAVTDDLGEFEIDLPSQLHAVEDLENTCVVKPIHVPELYGCYHNSRNNTHKRIKLFSSTNSIRVYKTGKIRLQRHSSKS, from the exons ATGagaagcttcttcttcatcctacGTTGTTGCTTCTTGttattctccttcttcttgttcgACCTAGCGTTTGCAGCTGGAGGGAAGATATGGAGCCGAACAGAGATGGTGGAGATGGCTGGTTACGGTGAGCAGAAACTTTCCTCGGTGATCATCACCGGGTCTCTTCTCTGCGACACTTCATCTCCTCATCACTTTCACTCCATAGCTATCCCAG GTGCTACAGTTGCCATCAAGTGTCACACTGGATTCAAAAGGCGATCAAGATGGATTAAGGCTGTTACTGATGATCTGGGAGAGTTTGAAATCGATCTTCCTTCCCAACTCCACGCAGTTGAAGACCTTGAAAACACATGTGTCGTCAAGCCAATACATGTGCCTGAGCTCTATGGATGCTATCACAACTCGAGAAATAATACACACAAACGCATCAAACTTTTTTCCTCTACCAACAGCATCCGTGTCTACAAAACAGGGAAGATCAGGTTACAGCGCCACAGTTCGAAGTCATAG
- the LOC108828743 gene encoding heterogeneous nuclear ribonucleoprotein 1: MEMESCKLFIGGISWETTEDRLREYFQSFGEVLEAVIMKDRATGRARGFGFLVFADPIVAERVVLIRHVIDGKIVEAKKAVPRDDTHVVLNRSNSSLQGSPGPATSKKIFVGGLASSVTEAEFKKYFAQFGVITDVVVMYDHRTQRPRGFGFISFETEEAVDRVLQRTFHELNGKMVEVKPAVPKEMALNPIRNQMNVNSFGSGGRLGALLMNEYARGLSLSPGYGVQPEVRYSPAVGGNNRGGGFSPFGHGFGIELNFEQGQSQSYGSGSNAGFVGRPFSPGYAASHGRFGGSQVESGGGNGSVLNAAAKNNLWGNGGGLGYMSNSPISRSSFNGNSGMSSSLGSIGDSFGRARSGGYRSEGGGGGVGLEAMRGVHVGGYSSSGGSSSMEADSLYSDSAWLSSLPAKAEERLGMGAFDFMSKGPAGYINRQPNGGIAA; this comes from the exons ATGGAGATGGAATCATGTAAGCTGTTCATCGGTGGGATCTCTTGGGAGACAACCGAAGATCGCCTCCGCGAGTATTTCCAGAGCTTCGGCGAGGTTCTGGAGGCTGTGATAATGAAGGATCGAGCCACTGGTCGTGCTCGTGGCTTCGGTTTCCTTGTCTTTGCTGACCCTATCGTTGCTGAGAGAGTCGTGTTGATCCGACACGTCATCGATGGTAAAATT GTTGAGGCGAAAAAGGCGGTTCCAAGAGATGATACTCATGTTGTATTGAACAGAAGTAACAGTAGCCTCCAGGGATCACCTGGCCCAGCGACCAGCAAAAAGATCTTTGTCGGAGGCTTGGCTTCATCGGTGACAGAAGCTGAGTTCAAGAAGTATTTTGCTCAGTTTGGGGTGATTACTGACGTTGTGGTGATGTATGACCATAGAACCCAGCGTCCGAGAGGCTTCGGGTTCATCTCTTTTGAGACAGAGGAGGCTGTGGACAGAGTTTTGCAGAGGACGTTCCACGAGCTCAATGGGAAGATGGTGGAGGTCAAACCGGCTGTTCCTAAAGAGATGGCTCTGAATCCGATCAGGAACCAGATGAATGTGAATAGCTTCGGGAGTGGTGGGAGACTCGGTGCGTTGCTGATGAACGAGTACGCGAGAGGACTCAGCTTGAGTCCAGGTTATGGAGTGCAGCCTGAAGTTAGGTACAGTCCAGCAGTAGGAGGTAATAATAGAGGAGGAGGATTCTCACCGTTTGGACATGGATTTGGAATCGAGCTGAATTTTGAGCAAGGGCAGAGTCAGAGCTATGGATCTGGTTCCAATGCAGGCTTTGTTGGACGGCCGTTTAGCCCAGGATATGCTGCGAGTCATGGCAGGTTCGGTGGTAGCCAGGTTGAGTCTGGAGGAGGTAACGGTTCTGTGCTAAATGCAGCAGCCAAGAACAACTTATGGGGAAATGGTGGTGGTCTAGGTTACATGTCGAACTCTCCGATATCTAGGAGCAGCTTTAACGGAAACTCTGGAATGTCTTCTTCACTAGGCAGCATTGGGGACAGCTTTGGACGTGCACGTAGTGGTGGCTATCGCAGtgagggaggaggaggaggtgtaGGATTAGAAGCAATGAGAGGGGTTCATGTTGGTGGTTACAGCAGCAGCGGCGGCTCAAGCAGTATGGAGGCAGACTCTCTGTACAGTGACTCGGCGTGGCTTTCTTCGCTGCCTGCAAAGGCGGAGGAAAGATTGGGAATGGGAGCTTTTGACTTCATGTCTAAAGGACCAGCTGGATACATCAACAGGCAACCAAACGGAG GTATTGCAGCTTAG
- the LOC108824345 gene encoding NADH dehydrogenase [ubiquinone] 1 beta subcomplex subunit 8, mitochondrial gives MAGRLSGVASRIMGGNGVVARSGASSLRQRAGMGLPVGKHIVPDKPLSVNDELMWDNGTAFPEPCIDRIADTVGKYEALGWLCGGLGFFATLGLLAVVNDKASKVPFTPRVYPYDNLRVELGGEP, from the exons ATGGCAGGAAGACTGAGCGGTGTGGCGTCACGGATCATGGGCGGAAACGGCGTCGTCGCCCGATCCGGCGCCTCTTCTCTCCGCCAACGCGCCGGCATGGGTCTCCCCGTCGGCAAACACATCGTCCCCGACAAGCCG CTTTCGGTAAACGACGAGCTGATGTGGGACAACGGGACTGCGTTTCCAGAGCCTTGCATTGATCGGATCGCTGATACCGTCGGGAAG TATGAGGCATTGGGATGGTTGTGTGGCGGTTTAGGGTTCTTTGCCACTCTTGGTTTGCTCGCTGTTGTCAACGATAAAGCTTCAAAGGTTCCTTTT ACACCACGAGTGTATCCGTATGACAACCTGAGAGTGGAGCTTGGAGGAGAGCCATAG